In Phragmites australis chromosome 16, lpPhrAust1.1, whole genome shotgun sequence, one DNA window encodes the following:
- the LOC133896324 gene encoding uncharacterized protein LOC133896324, with protein MKASIKFRDDDRPLMRAKVPIGVLGLPFQSGLSAGGDLKELRFDLSTAFTSCPALRLSYRPNDPGLPFALSVRAGLGPLGSPARAPFALAAEFNLLSSDPSSPAFFLRLKPRLGDFSLSHTLRSSSAASSPPPRKIGEISDGDGHVHEHEINYKAFSFSGSGLAADVAAAGRSSGVGALLSGMQLTTRSVLPLWGRASLRFNWGLRVPPELHPAALADGRKDARAPVSKMPLLVMSKISIEQSPRADADKKGGRTEASPPAALTSTDESDGAGLGGEVAFSLVRRQLEALNVDNMMLRRAVEDLRAEIRNGRAASSASGAEARRAAAPPPPPQPYHAFPTKPDRRGSGKEPASETAGKVAAPDELGEELKKALEARRR; from the coding sequence ATGAAGGCGTCGATCAAGTTCCGCGACGACGACCGGCCGCTGATGCGGGCCAAGGTGCCGATCGGCGTGCTCGGGCTGCCGTTCCAGTCCGGCCTCTCCGCGGGCGGCGACCTGAAGGAGCTCCGCTTCGACCTCTCCACCGCCTTTACCTCCTGCCCGGCGCTCCGGCTCTCGTACCGCCCCAACGACCCCGGCCTCCCCTTCGCGCTCTCCGTCCGCGCCGGCCTCGGCCCGCTCGGTTCTCCCGCCCGCGCCCCCTTCGCCCTCGCCGCCGAGTTCAACCTCCTGTCCTCCGACCCGTCCTCGCCCGCCTTCTTCCTCCGGCTCAAGCCCCGGCTCGGCgacttctccctctcccacacgctccgctcctcctccgccgcttcCTCGCCTCCACCCCGTAAGATTGGGGAGATCTCCGATGGCGACGGACATGTCCACGAGCACGAGATCAACTACAAGGCGTTCTCGTTTAGTGGGAGTGGTCTCGCGGCGGATGTTGCAGCGGCGGGGAGGAGCAGCGGGGTCGGCGCGCTGCTGTCCGGGATGCAGCTGACGACGAGGAGCGTGCTCCCGCTGTGGGGCAGGGCGAGCCTGCGGTTCAACTGGGGCCTCCGCGTGCCGCCGGAGCTGCATCCCGCCGCGCTCGCTGACGGCCGCAAGGACGCGCGCGCGCCCGTCAGCAAGATGCCGCTGCTGGTCATGAGCAAGATCTCCATCGAGCAGTCGCCGCGCGCCGACGCGGACAAGAAGGGCGGCAGAACAGAAGCCTCGCCTCCAGCCGCCTTGACCTCCACGGACGAGTCGGATGGCGCAGGGCTTGGCGGCGAGGTGGCGTTCTCGCTGGTGAggcggcagctcgaggcgctgaACGTGGACAACATGATGCTACGGCGCGCCGTGGAGGACCTCCGCGCCGAGATCCGTAACGGCAGGGCCGCGTCCTCTGCCTCTGGAGCCGAGGCCAGGAGGGCGGCagcaccaccgccacctccgcaGCCTTATCACGCGTTCCCTACGAAGCCGGATCGCCGGGGCAGCGGGAAGGAGCCGGCGTCCGAGACCGCGGGAAAGGTTGCTGCGCCGGATGAGCTGGGCGAGGAGCTGAAGAAGGCCCTGGAGGCGCGCCGGAGGTGA
- the LOC133895718 gene encoding LOW QUALITY PROTEIN: putative pentatricopeptide repeat-containing protein At3g05240 (The sequence of the model RefSeq protein was modified relative to this genomic sequence to represent the inferred CDS: inserted 4 bases in 3 codons): MAAPATTATPHYNALLRCASDHRDLLLAFRAMLRGGVAPDHFTFPFALKALAQTAPRGSPSPPPSRREPALGCLHAQLAKSGHAADVYVATSLVHAYASXGDAASARAAFNTARLRNLVIWTAMIAGHAAAGEAREAVSLFREAVECGREVNAVTVAQVMAACAQCGDVESRRWVHATLRLWGVEPVLADIALATAVLDMYARCGGLSAAFEVFDEMPRGNEVSWNAMIEVCSRHGGLDKVLEVFSSMHAAGMKPXHLGDTSLGRGVHAYLEKTNGCQHVAVCTSLMDMYSKTGNAQIFRCLKVKDLMAWTSMIIGLAKHGHGEDAVQLFNQMKCGGAVPDDVAFLGVLTACSHAGMVDEGKKYFNSMMIIYRIKPTIKHYGCMNDLLSRAGHLAEAEGMLQLMPIQPSITIWGSMLNGCKIYGRADIAERIXRQVAVLNPQFGAIYVVLSHIYAGFCRWHAVEQTRGLMRQRGLKKSIGSSGIEVAMLCS, encoded by the exons ATGGCGGCCCCCGCCACGACGGCCACCCCCCACTACAACGCCCTCCTCCGCTGCGCTTCCGACCACCGCGACCTCCTGCTCGCCTTCCGCGCCATGCTGCGCGGGGGCGTTGCGCCGGACCACTTCACCTTCCCCTTCGCGCTCAAGGCACTCGCCCAGACGGCCCCCCGGGgctcgccctcgccgccgccgtcccggCGCGAGCCCGCGCTGGGGTGCCTCCACGCGCAGCTCGCCAAGTCCGGCCACGCCGCCGACGTCTACGTCGCCACCTCCCTCGTCCACGCCTACGCCTC GGGCGACGCTGCCTCCGCGCGCGCGGCCTTCAACACCGCGCGCCTCCGGAACTTAGTCATCTGGACGGCGATGATCGCCGGCCACGCCGCGGCGGGTGAGGCGCGGGAGGCGGTCTCTCTGTTCAGGGAGGCCGTGGAGTGCGGGCGGGAGGTTAACGCCGTCACGGTCGCGCAGGTGATGGCTGCGTGCGCCCAGTGCGGGGACGTGGAGAGCAGGAGGTGGGTGCACGCAACGCTCCGTCTTTGGGGCGTCGAGCCCGTGCTGGCGGACATCGCTCTTGCCACGGCTGTCCTGGACATGTATGCACGATGCGGCGGTCTCAGCGCCGCATTCGAGGTGTTCGATGAAATGCCTCGGGGAAACGAGGTATCTTGGAATGCCATGATTGAGGTCTGCAGTCGGCATGGAGGTCTGGATAAGGTTTTAGAGGTGTTTTCCAGCATGCACGCTGCCGGGATGAAGC GCCACCTTGGAGATACAAGCTTAGGCCGTGGGGTGCACGCCTACTTGGAGAAGACAAATGGTTGTCAACATGTCGCAGTTTGCACATCTCTCATGGATATGTACTCAAAGACTGGCAATGCACAGATATTCCGTTGTCTTAAAGTGAAGGATTTGATGGCGTGGACAAGCATGATCATCGGTTTGGCCAAACATGGCCATGGAGAAGATGCAGTGCAGCTTTTCAACCAGATGAAGTGTGGTGGTGCTGTTCCAGATGATGTAGCATTCCTAGGCGTGCTTACTGCTTGCAGCCATGCAGGAATGGTGGATGAGGGAAAAAAGTACTTCAACTCCATGATGATTATTTACAGAATCAAACCAACAATCAAACATTACGGTTGCATGAATGATCTCTTGAGCCGGGCAGGTCACTTGGCGGAGGCTGAAGGGATGCTGCAATTGATGCCTATTCAGCCCAGTATCACAATATGGGGAAGTATGTTGAACGGTTGCAAGATATATGGCAGGGCTGATATAGCTGAGAGGA GAAGGCAGGTTGCTGTACTGAATCCTCAGTTTGGCGCAATCTATGTGGTTCTGTCCCATATATACGCTGGATTTTGTAGGTGGCATGCTGTTGAGCAGACTCGAGGGTTGATGCGGCAGAGAGGACTGAAGAAGAGTATTGGCTCCAGTGGCATTGAAGTGGCCATGCTGTGCTCCTGA